The Candidatus Paracaedimonas acanthamoebae genomic interval TTAGAACTCTAAACGCCCTATAGCAGAAAGAGAAACGAAGTGCCAACAATTATTGGCTTGGATCCCGGACTGCGGCATACAGGGTGGGGGATTGTGAAGGTGACGGGAAACGCCTTGAAATACGTGGCTCATGGCGTGATTAGCCCCTCAACGAAGCTTGATTTTGCAAATCGCCTTCGAGATCTTCATCAAGAATTGCAAGCTGTTATTTCCCACTATCAACCAGAAGAAGCCGCGGTTGAAGAAACTTTTGTGAATATGAATGCGAACTCAACCCTCAAATTAGGAATGGCTCGGGGCGTTGTTCTCTTGGTGCCTGCGCAACATGGCTTAAAAGTGGCCGAGTATGCCACGAATAGCGTCAAGAAAACAGTTGTTGGCGTCGGGCATGCGACAAAAGAGCAAGTTGCCCTGATGGTTGAAAGGTTATTATATGGTTGTAAAGGCGTTAAAGAAGATGCCGCCGATGCTCTTGCGGTGGCAATTTGTCATGTTCATACCGCCTCAATCGAAAAAAGATGGAAGAATGGTATATGATCAGTAAATTAACAGGCCTTATTGATTCAACTTATGACCATAGCGTCGTCATTGATGTGAATGGCGTTGGCTATAGCATTCTCTGCTCTCAAAAAACCTTAAGTAAACTTGGGAAAATAGGCGAGACCGCTACCCTTTTTACGGAAATGATTGTTCGCGAAGATTTCATGCAATTGTATGGATTTAAGACAGGCGAAGAAAGAGAGTGGTTTCGTCTCTTCTTATCTGTCCAAGGCGTGGGGATGAAAGTGGCCCTTGCGATCTTATCGATTGCAGAACCTGCCCAGTTCGCGCAAGC includes:
- the ruvC gene encoding crossover junction endodeoxyribonuclease RuvC, giving the protein MPTIIGLDPGLRHTGWGIVKVTGNALKYVAHGVISPSTKLDFANRLRDLHQELQAVISHYQPEEAAVEETFVNMNANSTLKLGMARGVVLLVPAQHGLKVAEYATNSVKKTVVGVGHATKEQVALMVERLLYGCKGVKEDAADALAVAICHVHTASIEKRWKNGI